A single window of Archangium gephyra DNA harbors:
- a CDS encoding TetR/AcrR family transcriptional regulator gives MPLPENIADAAARLVAQHGPDGFTMDDLARESGLSRATLYRQAGSREAVLAALSEQGVEVGQRVDVRERILAACRAVFTRAGFEAATLEDVAREAGVGPATVYRQFGDKKGLISSFAGHIGPRRALREVALHPTGDLRADLERVAATVMRYAVEDLDLLKLAILERMRGGPWAEFLNTPPMRARTILTRLLESYAASGELGPNEPQRMAQAFAGMIFAFFASPLLEGAPPPDPEDTARFITHVFLDGLASTARRTP, from the coding sequence ATGCCCCTGCCCGAGAACATCGCCGACGCCGCTGCCCGCCTGGTCGCCCAGCACGGGCCCGATGGGTTCACCATGGATGACCTGGCCCGGGAGTCCGGGCTGTCGCGCGCCACGCTGTACCGGCAGGCGGGCAGCCGGGAAGCGGTGCTCGCCGCGCTCTCGGAGCAGGGGGTGGAGGTGGGGCAGCGGGTGGATGTGCGGGAGCGGATCCTCGCGGCGTGCCGCGCGGTGTTCACCCGGGCCGGCTTCGAGGCGGCCACGCTCGAGGACGTCGCCCGCGAGGCCGGTGTGGGCCCCGCGACGGTCTATCGCCAGTTCGGAGACAAGAAGGGCCTCATCAGCTCGTTCGCCGGGCATATCGGTCCGCGCCGCGCGCTGCGGGAGGTGGCCCTGCATCCCACGGGGGATCTGCGGGCCGACCTGGAGCGCGTCGCCGCGACGGTGATGCGCTACGCGGTGGAGGATCTCGATCTGCTCAAGCTGGCGATCCTGGAGCGGATGCGGGGTGGGCCCTGGGCCGAGTTCCTGAACACGCCCCCGATGCGTGCCCGGACGATCCTCACCCGGCTGCTGGAGTCGTATGCGGCCAGTGGTGAGCTCGGGCCGAATGAGCCCCAGCGCATGGCCCAGGCGTTCGCCGGGATGATCTTCGCTTTCTTCGCGAGCCCCTTGCTGGAAGGCGCACCCCCGCCGGATCCGGAAGACACGGCCCGCTTCATCACCCACGTATTCCTCGATGGTCTCGCGTCCACTGCTCGGAGGACCCCATGA
- a CDS encoding FAD-dependent monooxygenase: protein MPVEERAGVDRAAMTRTQHAVVIVGGGPTGMMLAAELALAKVDVAIIERRETQDLDGARSRGLHARTLEVLDQRGVVDRFLSQGQVAQVAGFAWIPLSISDFPTRHPYGLGLGQKEFERILAGWVNELGVRSYRGREVTGFAQDGSGVDITLSDGPSLRAGYLVGCDGGRSVIRKAAGIEFAGWDPTVSCLIAEVQMTEEPKWGMRRDAIGVHAFARLAEGLVGVMVTERQIGPRGEPTLRELSDALVAVYGTDYGIHSPHWISRFTDLTRQAAAYRDRRVLLAGDSAHVHFPVGGQGLNLGVQDAVNLGWKLAQVVKRTSPDSLLDSYQLERHPVAARVLRNTMASIALLRSDDRVEALRETLAELLGMDEPRKRIAGMMSGLDIRYDLGEGHPLLGRRMPDLDLVTANGPRRVFTLLHEARPILLNLGEPGGFELAPWADRVSLVDARYGGPWELPVLGAVTAPAAVLIRPDGHVAWVGDRSQLGLTDALTRWFGPPAAA from the coding sequence ATGCCGGTCGAAGAGCGGGCCGGCGTAGACCGCGCGGCCATGACCAGGACCCAGCATGCAGTGGTGATCGTCGGAGGCGGACCGACGGGGATGATGTTGGCGGCCGAGCTCGCGTTGGCGAAGGTCGACGTCGCGATCATCGAGCGGCGCGAGACCCAGGACCTCGACGGCGCGCGCTCCCGCGGCCTGCACGCACGCACCCTCGAGGTTCTCGATCAGCGTGGAGTCGTGGATCGGTTCCTCTCGCAGGGGCAGGTGGCGCAGGTCGCGGGGTTCGCGTGGATCCCGCTGAGCATCAGCGACTTTCCCACCCGGCATCCCTACGGGCTCGGCCTCGGGCAGAAGGAGTTCGAGCGCATCCTGGCCGGCTGGGTCAACGAGCTGGGCGTGCGCAGCTACCGCGGACGGGAAGTGACCGGGTTCGCACAGGACGGCAGCGGCGTCGACATCACGCTGTCTGACGGTCCGTCGCTCCGGGCCGGATATCTCGTCGGATGCGACGGCGGACGCAGCGTGATCCGGAAAGCAGCCGGCATCGAGTTCGCCGGGTGGGATCCGACCGTGAGCTGTCTGATCGCCGAGGTCCAGATGACCGAGGAGCCGAAATGGGGGATGCGCCGCGATGCCATCGGCGTCCATGCCTTCGCCAGGTTGGCGGAGGGTCTGGTGGGGGTGATGGTGACCGAGCGGCAGATCGGCCCCCGCGGCGAACCGACGCTCCGCGAGCTCAGCGACGCGCTCGTCGCCGTCTACGGGACCGACTACGGGATCCACAGCCCCCACTGGATCTCCCGGTTCACCGACCTGACCCGGCAGGCCGCGGCCTACCGAGACCGGCGCGTTCTGCTGGCCGGCGATTCCGCACACGTTCACTTCCCCGTGGGCGGGCAGGGCCTCAACCTCGGCGTGCAGGACGCGGTGAACCTGGGGTGGAAGCTGGCCCAGGTGGTCAAGCGAACCTCGCCCGACAGTCTCCTCGATTCGTACCAGCTCGAGCGCCACCCGGTCGCGGCACGCGTGCTGCGCAACACGATGGCGTCCATCGCGCTGCTTCGCTCAGACGACCGCGTCGAGGCGTTGCGAGAAACCCTCGCCGAGCTGCTCGGGATGGACGAACCCCGCAAGCGAATCGCCGGAATGATGTCGGGCCTGGATATCCGCTACGACCTCGGCGAGGGACACCCGCTGCTCGGACGCCGCATGCCGGATCTCGACCTCGTCACCGCGAACGGCCCCCGGCGCGTCTTCACGCTGCTGCACGAGGCCCGGCCCATCCTGCTCAACCTCGGTGAGCCCGGCGGCTTCGAGCTCGCTCCCTGGGCAGATCGGGTGAGCCTCGTCGACGCTCGATACGGTGGCCCCTGGGAACTTCCTGTCCTCGGGGCGGTCACCGCGCCCGCCGCCGTGTTGATCCGGCCCGACGGCCATGTGGCCTGGGTGGGAGACCGAAGCCAGCTCGGGCTCACGGACGCGCTCACCCGATGGTTCGGGCCGCCTGCCGCGGCGTAG
- a CDS encoding VOC family protein — protein MAAIQKITPFLWFNQEAEEAANFYVSLFKDSKILNVSRYGDAGPGPKGSAMVVDFQLAGLRFNALNGGPVFKFTEAISLAVSADSQDEVDMLWSKLTANGGQESQCGWLKDRYGLSWQIVPKRFMELMQDKDPKRTQRVMQAMLKMKKFDIARLEEAYAQA, from the coding sequence ATGGCAGCCATCCAGAAGATCACGCCGTTCCTGTGGTTCAACCAGGAGGCGGAGGAGGCGGCGAACTTCTACGTCTCGCTCTTCAAGGACTCGAAGATCCTGAACGTGTCGCGCTACGGCGACGCGGGGCCGGGCCCCAAGGGGTCGGCCATGGTGGTGGACTTCCAGCTCGCGGGTCTCCGGTTCAACGCGTTGAACGGTGGCCCGGTCTTCAAGTTCACCGAGGCCATCTCGCTGGCCGTGAGCGCTGACTCGCAGGACGAGGTGGACATGCTCTGGTCCAAGCTGACCGCGAACGGCGGACAAGAGAGCCAGTGTGGCTGGCTCAAGGACAGGTACGGCCTGTCCTGGCAGATCGTCCCGAAGCGCTTCATGGAGCTGATGCAGGACAAGGATCCGAAGCGCACGCAGCGCGTGATGCAGGCCATGCTCAAGATGAAGAAGTTCGACATCGCGCGCCTCGAGGAGGCGTACGCGCAGGCGTAG
- a CDS encoding TetR/AcrR family transcriptional regulator: protein MDTSELQHQSKTKFLDAALQVIRSKGYTATRVEDVCAVAGLTKGSFFHHFKSKEELAIAAADHFAAMADRLFASAPYQRAEDPLQRLLGYVDFRMAILRGTLPDYTCLLGTMVQEAYDTHPLIRATCDKHLSSHATMLARDIAEAKARYVPDAPWTPESLGLFMQTVLQGAFILAKAKQGPEVAAESLRHLRRYLETQFTPAAQGA from the coding sequence ATGGACACCTCCGAGCTCCAGCACCAGTCCAAGACGAAGTTCCTCGACGCGGCCCTCCAGGTCATCCGGAGCAAGGGCTACACGGCGACGCGGGTCGAGGACGTGTGCGCGGTGGCGGGCCTCACCAAGGGCAGCTTCTTCCACCACTTCAAGAGCAAGGAAGAGCTCGCGATCGCGGCGGCGGATCACTTCGCGGCCATGGCGGATCGCCTCTTCGCCTCGGCGCCCTATCAGCGCGCGGAGGATCCGCTTCAGCGGCTGCTGGGCTACGTCGACTTCCGCATGGCCATCCTGCGGGGCACGCTGCCGGACTACACGTGCCTGCTCGGGACGATGGTGCAGGAGGCGTACGACACGCATCCGTTGATCCGCGCCACCTGCGACAAGCACCTCAGCTCGCACGCCACGATGCTCGCGCGGGACATCGCCGAGGCCAAAGCGCGCTACGTGCCGGACGCGCCGTGGACGCCCGAGAGCCTCGGGCTGTTCATGCAGACGGTCCTCCAGGGCGCGTTCATTCTCGCCAAGGCGAAGCAGGGCCCCGAGGTCGCGGCCGAGTCCCTGCGTCACCTGCGCCGGTATCTCGAAACCCAGTTCACCCCCGCGGCACAAGGAGCATGA
- a CDS encoding Ig-like domain-containing protein, whose product MRTLVTLLVAGLVLASCERPATERLPEAEAPQRTVKSFVEGSRLLKTGKAVPGRYIVILEEKALAEAPVAALASQLSALHGATVAHVYSRALHGFSATMSEEAALRLSNDPRVRYVEEDGEASLASTQDNAPWGLDRIDQRAPPLDQLFRYHSIGGGVHAYVIDSGIRFTHAEFGGRALPGFSAIEDGNGSNDCNGHGTHVASTLGGTVSGVAKGVTLHAVRVVGCSPSFTWSQVIAGIDWVTANHVKPAVATLSLAGEPMQAVDDAVAASINAGVFYAVAAGNGAKDACATSPARLPTAMTVAASNRTDAWASFSNHGSCVDLFAPGEGITAAWFSGDTHTASLSGTSMASAHVAGVAALFLESHPLATPDQVSAELTGSATPGKLSALPAQSPNLLLYASRCTGNGPSPSLVVLTSPSTGSTLSGAVTLTATATDDERVTRVEFFLGERSLGWDATAPYELVWNSALAGNGPAVLTARAYDTNCNEAVSAPVDVTLENTGNAAFDATLGAPSCASPGSRCDSVWLLEGRANLGPELHAPNTVGGSCADGTEGTYGASPSLERLVVSRSDGTPFAAGKEVTVQATVRASTNAANEVLDLYVAPDASNPTWTLVGSLKLPYQGAGTWTHSSRFLLPASGRNVLRGVYRSGSGTASACTSDPLADQDDLVLAVGTEPDSMPPAVIIKTPAGGATLTKIVDVTVDASDNFGVHRVELYAGTSRVATSGHSPTTPYRIAWETRTLPNGSYTLTARAYDLAGNVTTSAPVNVQLDNDLVPPTVSISTPVEGATVRQTIQVSGVVNDNRAVTSASVIVDDRLINSFSGYYFPPRDIQTGWDTRLFSNGPHVVRMRAYDAAGNITERTVNVLVDNDYLPPETAITAPTPGAAVSGVVSFEAAASDNQGLAEVAFYVDGDLIGTDTTAPYAVSWNSAEVLNGSHTLTSRARDLVGYSTTSAPITVEVSNPGSARFDSVLKVPRCETVEALCDTRTLVRGRAQLRPELNTPNTLDGCLDGTSGYYPYDETLERIRVVREDGTPLAAGKRVRIETDVWVRSMPTGYTLDLYYTANATASPAWTYLTSIKPTATGLQRLSADYVLPASGPQAIRAVFRNTTATGPCLAGTSTDRDDLVFAIGPGEPDTVPPEGVVLTSPAPGVTVTGAVTLTVPASDNLGVVAVDFFDGETLIGTATQPPYSVSWNSRNGPNGSRTLTAQARDLAGNAVTSPPVTVTANNDLVVPVVALTSPVPGARVGQWTELLANASDDRGVTRVEFYDGSVLIGSDTTPPFGYLWNARATEVSTRVLTARAYDAGGNVASSAPVEVVAIPPESTPPSVSLTAPSSGARIGGTVTLSAEATDASGVARVEFRLDGTLLATLTSPPYDYSWSTHSVANGGHSLSVRALDIHGNVTTAPGVSVTFDNVAPFVTLTSPASGATVAGVVSLQANAQDNEGIARVDFLVDGVLLASDTTAPYAVDWDSGLWRNGTRTLVARAQDVAGNQTSSSQVTVSTNQPGAAGYDYSLRVPACSTPGNLCDTTGYLRGRSSGEFIGGPNTLRMSCADGTDSLETPKIDRIQLSSVQGGRFTQGQLARVQVHVSAVDPATEALDLFFASDANTPSWTYLTTLQLATAGTQVLSTEYVLPSGELQAVRAQYRVGSGNGSACSAGPLDDHDDVAFTVDSGPAVKLSLSPNTTQVKGSVSLSAAATDAQGVARAEFYADGTLISTDTSSPYSVSWNSASVADGVHTLTARAYDLGDLSNTSTAIVVTTDNTPPSAAFIAPTSGMYLRGTAMLEAAVSDNQAVSRVEFHANWIQIGTSSTAPYTMSWDTTSVGSGSYNLMVRASDGAGNITSTNVAVTIDNTAPTTALGAPAQNALIGGTVQVSATASDTYGVAKVELYADGALIGTDTSSPYSVSWNSATVADGAHTLTSRAYDNAGNVRTSTGVVVNTDNTAPDTALTAPAPGTFLRGSVLLEATASDTLGVTKVEFHDGATLLGTDTAAPYTLSWNTSGVTEGAHTLTVKAFDSIGNVRTSSGIEVSVDNTAPTTALSTPAQSASVRGTVAVSATASDNLGVDRVEFYAGTTLLGTATTAPYVVSWDTSTVTTGSTVTLTTKAYDAAGHVTESAARTVTVDNIAPTVAITSPANGASFSGLTFSTTIQASASDNRGVTQVVFYDGGSVIGTDTTAPYSVSWNLLGAPKGTHTLTARAHDAAGNVTTSAPISVKLN is encoded by the coding sequence ATGCGGACCCTGGTGACACTGCTCGTGGCGGGACTCGTGCTCGCGTCCTGTGAGCGCCCGGCCACCGAGCGCCTCCCCGAAGCCGAAGCACCTCAGCGCACGGTGAAGTCCTTCGTCGAGGGAAGCCGGCTGCTCAAGACCGGGAAGGCCGTGCCGGGCCGGTACATCGTCATCCTCGAGGAGAAGGCCCTGGCCGAGGCACCGGTGGCGGCGCTCGCGAGCCAGCTCTCCGCGCTCCACGGGGCCACGGTGGCGCACGTGTACTCGCGGGCCCTCCACGGCTTCTCCGCGACGATGAGCGAGGAGGCCGCGCTGCGGCTGAGCAATGACCCGCGTGTGCGCTACGTGGAGGAGGATGGCGAGGCCTCGCTCGCGAGCACGCAGGACAACGCTCCGTGGGGGCTCGATCGCATTGATCAGCGGGCGCCGCCGTTGGACCAGCTGTTTCGCTACCACAGCATCGGCGGCGGAGTTCACGCCTACGTCATCGACTCGGGCATCCGCTTCACCCACGCCGAGTTCGGGGGGCGCGCGCTGCCCGGCTTCTCCGCCATCGAGGACGGCAACGGCTCCAATGACTGCAATGGCCACGGCACGCACGTGGCGAGCACGCTCGGCGGCACGGTCTCGGGCGTGGCCAAGGGCGTCACCCTGCACGCCGTGCGCGTGGTGGGTTGCAGCCCCTCGTTCACCTGGTCCCAGGTGATCGCCGGTATCGACTGGGTCACCGCGAACCATGTGAAGCCGGCGGTGGCCACCCTGAGCCTCGCGGGCGAGCCGATGCAGGCGGTGGATGACGCGGTCGCCGCTTCCATCAACGCGGGCGTCTTCTATGCGGTCGCCGCGGGCAACGGCGCGAAGGACGCGTGTGCCACCTCTCCCGCCCGGCTTCCCACCGCCATGACGGTCGCGGCGTCCAACCGCACCGACGCCTGGGCCTCCTTCTCCAATCACGGGTCCTGCGTGGACCTCTTCGCTCCGGGCGAGGGCATCACCGCGGCCTGGTTCTCCGGCGACACCCACACGGCGTCGCTCAGCGGCACCTCGATGGCGAGCGCGCACGTGGCGGGCGTGGCGGCGCTCTTCCTGGAGAGCCACCCCCTGGCCACCCCCGATCAGGTCTCCGCCGAGCTCACGGGCAGCGCCACCCCCGGCAAGCTCAGCGCCCTCCCCGCCCAGTCTCCGAACCTGCTCCTGTACGCGAGCCGGTGCACCGGCAATGGTCCAAGTCCGTCGCTCGTCGTCCTCACCTCGCCCTCCACCGGCTCGACCTTGAGTGGCGCGGTGACCCTGACGGCCACGGCGACGGACGACGAGCGCGTCACGCGGGTCGAGTTCTTCCTCGGCGAGCGCTCGCTGGGCTGGGATGCCACGGCGCCCTATGAGCTAGTGTGGAACAGCGCCCTCGCCGGCAACGGCCCGGCCGTGCTCACCGCGAGGGCCTACGACACGAACTGCAACGAGGCGGTGAGCGCTCCCGTGGACGTGACGCTCGAGAACACCGGGAACGCGGCGTTCGATGCCACCCTGGGTGCGCCCTCCTGTGCCTCCCCGGGCAGCCGGTGTGACTCGGTGTGGCTCCTGGAGGGACGGGCGAACCTCGGCCCCGAGCTCCACGCGCCCAACACCGTGGGCGGCTCGTGCGCGGATGGGACGGAGGGCACGTATGGCGCCAGCCCCTCGCTGGAGCGGCTCGTCGTCTCCCGGAGCGACGGCACTCCGTTCGCCGCGGGCAAGGAGGTGACGGTCCAGGCCACGGTCCGCGCGAGCACCAACGCCGCGAACGAGGTGCTGGACCTCTACGTCGCGCCCGACGCGAGCAACCCCACCTGGACCCTCGTGGGCTCCTTGAAGCTGCCCTACCAGGGCGCCGGAACCTGGACGCACTCGAGCCGGTTCCTGCTCCCGGCGAGCGGGCGGAACGTCCTCCGGGGCGTGTACCGCTCGGGCAGCGGCACCGCGTCCGCTTGCACCTCGGACCCGCTCGCCGATCAGGACGACCTCGTCCTCGCCGTGGGGACGGAGCCGGACTCCATGCCCCCGGCCGTGATCATCAAGACTCCTGCGGGGGGCGCCACGCTCACGAAGATCGTCGACGTCACCGTGGATGCGAGCGACAACTTCGGCGTGCACCGCGTGGAGCTGTACGCCGGCACCTCGCGGGTCGCCACCAGCGGCCACTCCCCCACGACTCCCTATCGGATTGCCTGGGAAACCCGGACGTTGCCCAACGGCTCCTACACCCTCACCGCCCGGGCCTATGACCTCGCCGGCAACGTCACCACCTCGGCCCCGGTCAACGTCCAGCTCGACAACGACCTCGTGCCTCCCACGGTGAGCATCAGCACGCCCGTGGAAGGCGCGACCGTGCGCCAGACGATCCAGGTCTCGGGCGTCGTCAACGACAACCGGGCCGTGACGTCCGCCTCCGTCATCGTGGATGACCGCCTCATCAACTCCTTCTCCGGCTACTACTTCCCCCCCCGTGACATCCAGACGGGCTGGGACACCCGGCTCTTCTCCAACGGGCCGCACGTCGTCCGCATGAGGGCCTACGACGCGGCCGGCAACATCACGGAGCGCACGGTGAACGTGCTCGTGGACAACGACTACCTCCCTCCGGAGACCGCGATCACCGCGCCCACCCCCGGGGCGGCCGTGAGCGGCGTCGTCTCCTTCGAGGCGGCCGCGAGCGACAACCAGGGGCTCGCCGAGGTGGCGTTCTACGTGGATGGAGACCTCATCGGGACCGACACGACGGCTCCGTACGCGGTCTCCTGGAACTCGGCGGAGGTGCTCAACGGCAGCCACACGCTGACCTCCCGGGCCCGCGACCTGGTGGGCTACTCCACGACGAGCGCGCCCATCACCGTGGAGGTGAGCAACCCAGGCAGCGCGCGGTTCGATTCCGTCTTGAAGGTGCCCCGGTGTGAGACCGTGGAGGCGCTCTGTGACACCCGGACGCTGGTGCGGGGACGGGCGCAGCTGCGCCCCGAGCTGAACACGCCCAACACGTTGGACGGCTGCCTCGACGGAACGAGCGGGTACTACCCGTACGACGAGACCCTCGAGCGGATCCGGGTCGTCCGGGAGGATGGGACGCCCCTGGCCGCCGGCAAGCGGGTGCGGATCGAGACCGACGTCTGGGTCCGCTCCATGCCCACGGGCTACACCCTGGACCTGTATTACACGGCGAACGCGACCGCGTCGCCCGCGTGGACGTACCTCACCTCCATCAAGCCCACGGCCACGGGACTGCAGCGGCTCTCGGCCGACTACGTCCTGCCCGCCAGCGGCCCGCAGGCCATTCGCGCGGTCTTCCGCAACACCACGGCCACCGGGCCCTGCCTGGCGGGCACGAGCACCGATCGCGATGACCTCGTCTTCGCCATCGGCCCGGGCGAGCCGGACACCGTTCCCCCGGAGGGCGTCGTGCTCACCTCCCCCGCTCCGGGTGTCACGGTGACCGGAGCCGTCACGCTGACGGTCCCGGCGAGCGACAACCTCGGCGTGGTGGCCGTGGACTTCTTCGACGGGGAGACCCTGATCGGCACCGCGACCCAGCCCCCGTACAGCGTGAGCTGGAACAGCCGCAATGGCCCCAATGGCAGCCGCACGCTGACGGCCCAGGCGCGAGACCTGGCCGGAAACGCGGTGACGTCGCCGCCCGTGACGGTGACGGCGAACAATGACCTGGTGGTGCCGGTGGTGGCCCTGACCTCTCCGGTCCCGGGTGCCAGGGTGGGCCAGTGGACGGAGCTCCTCGCGAACGCCTCGGACGATCGGGGCGTCACCCGGGTCGAGTTCTACGACGGCTCCGTGCTGATCGGCTCCGACACCACCCCGCCCTTCGGTTACCTCTGGAATGCGAGGGCCACCGAGGTCAGCACCCGCGTCCTGACCGCCCGGGCCTACGACGCGGGCGGCAACGTGGCCAGCTCGGCACCGGTGGAGGTGGTGGCCATCCCGCCCGAGAGCACACCTCCATCCGTCTCGCTCACCGCCCCCAGCAGTGGAGCGCGAATCGGTGGGACCGTGACGCTCTCCGCGGAAGCCACCGATGCCTCCGGCGTGGCCAGGGTCGAGTTCAGGCTGGATGGCACACTGCTCGCGACCTTGACCTCCCCGCCCTACGACTACTCCTGGTCCACCCACTCGGTGGCGAACGGCGGCCACTCCCTGAGCGTGCGTGCCCTGGACATCCACGGCAACGTCACCACCGCTCCGGGAGTGAGCGTGACGTTCGACAACGTGGCTCCGTTCGTGACCCTCACTTCACCCGCCAGTGGGGCGACCGTGGCGGGTGTGGTCTCCCTCCAGGCGAACGCCCAGGACAACGAGGGGATCGCCCGGGTGGACTTCCTCGTGGACGGGGTGTTGCTCGCGAGCGACACGACGGCCCCGTACGCGGTGGACTGGGACAGCGGCCTGTGGCGCAACGGGACCCGCACGCTGGTGGCCAGGGCCCAGGACGTGGCGGGCAACCAGACCTCGAGCTCCCAGGTCACGGTGAGCACGAACCAGCCTGGCGCCGCCGGCTATGACTATTCCCTCCGCGTCCCGGCATGCTCCACGCCGGGCAACCTCTGCGACACCACGGGCTATCTGCGGGGCCGGTCCTCCGGTGAGTTCATCGGGGGTCCCAATACGCTCCGCATGAGCTGCGCGGACGGAACGGACTCGCTCGAGACGCCGAAGATCGACCGCATCCAGCTGTCGAGCGTCCAGGGCGGGCGCTTCACGCAGGGCCAGCTCGCCCGGGTGCAGGTCCACGTCAGCGCGGTCGACCCCGCCACGGAGGCGCTGGATCTGTTCTTCGCGAGCGATGCCAACACTCCCTCCTGGACGTACCTGACCACGCTCCAGCTGGCCACGGCGGGGACCCAGGTGCTCTCGACGGAGTACGTGCTGCCCTCGGGAGAGCTCCAGGCGGTGCGAGCCCAGTACCGGGTGGGGAGCGGCAACGGCTCGGCGTGCAGCGCCGGACCCCTGGACGATCATGACGACGTGGCCTTCACGGTGGACTCGGGCCCGGCGGTGAAGCTCTCCCTCAGCCCCAACACCACGCAGGTGAAGGGCTCGGTCTCGCTCTCCGCGGCGGCCACCGACGCCCAGGGCGTGGCGCGGGCCGAGTTCTACGCCGATGGCACGCTGATCAGCACCGACACCAGCTCGCCCTACTCCGTGAGCTGGAACAGCGCCTCCGTGGCGGACGGAGTCCACACGCTCACCGCCAGGGCGTATGACCTTGGGGATCTCTCCAACACCTCCACGGCCATCGTGGTGACCACCGACAACACCCCGCCGAGCGCGGCGTTCATCGCTCCCACGTCCGGGATGTACCTGCGGGGCACGGCCATGCTCGAGGCCGCCGTCAGCGACAACCAGGCGGTCTCCCGGGTCGAGTTCCACGCGAACTGGATCCAGATCGGCACGAGCTCCACCGCGCCCTACACGATGAGCTGGGACACCACGAGCGTGGGGAGCGGTAGCTACAACCTCATGGTGAGGGCCTCTGACGGCGCGGGCAACATCACCTCCACCAACGTGGCGGTGACCATCGACAACACCGCGCCCACGACGGCCCTCGGTGCTCCGGCGCAGAACGCCTTGATCGGAGGGACCGTGCAGGTCAGCGCCACCGCCAGCGACACCTACGGGGTGGCGAAGGTCGAGCTCTACGCCGATGGCGCGCTGATCGGCACCGACACCAGCTCGCCCTACTCCGTGAGCTGGAACAGCGCCACCGTGGCGGACGGGGCCCACACGCTCACCTCCAGGGCCTACGACAACGCTGGCAATGTCCGGACCTCCACCGGGGTCGTGGTGAACACCGACAACACCGCGCCAGACACGGCGCTCACCGCCCCCGCGCCGGGGACGTTCCTCCGGGGCTCCGTCCTGCTCGAGGCCACCGCCAGCGACACCCTCGGGGTGACGAAGGTCGAGTTCCACGACGGCGCGACACTGCTCGGCACCGACACCGCCGCGCCGTACACACTGAGCTGGAACACGTCAGGCGTGACGGAGGGAGCCCACACGCTCACGGTGAAGGCGTTCGACAGCATCGGCAACGTCCGCACCTCCTCTGGAATCGAGGTGAGCGTCGACAACACGGCGCCCACGACAGCGCTCAGCACCCCGGCACAGAGCGCCTCGGTCCGGGGCACCGTCGCCGTCAGCGCCACCGCCAGCGACAACCTGGGCGTGGACCGGGTCGAGTTCTACGCGGGCACGACGCTGCTCGGCACGGCCACCACCGCGCCCTACGTGGTGAGCTGGGACACGAGCACCGTGACCACTGGTAGCACCGTCACGCTCACCACGAAGGCCTACGACGCGGCGGGCCATGTCACCGAGTCCGCCGCCCGCACCGTCACCGTGGACAACATCGCCCCCACCGTGGCCATCACCTCTCCGGCCAACGGCGCCTCCTTCTCCGGCCTGACCTTCAGCACCACGATCCAGGCCAGCGCCAGTGACAACCGGGGCGTCACCCAGGTGGTCTTCTACGACGGCGGCAGCGTCATCGGCACCGACACCACGGCCCCCTACAGCGTGAGCTGGAACCTGTTGGGCGCGCCCAAGGGCACTCACACCCTGACGGCCAGGGCCCATGACGCGGCGGGCAACGTCACGACGTCCGCGCCCATCTCCGTGAAGCTGAATTGA
- a CDS encoding ATPase — MAKRRLGELLRDDGLVDELQLRAALGFHNKWGVPLGQVVVDMGFCTAQQVLETLARQLLLPTVDLDAEVLDPRLADVLPARVAEECRVVPLRLEGPRDSVLVVATTAPADPPALDEVAHVSGKVRVVTLLATDAAISRAIDRLYHPHLLDARRPVEPIPLPEADEHLPLVTNRAECLMMGLVQDAATASTTVRSGSGLPVLVPLTEELPAHARLTERELPRVVAAKPAVEREPEVWVYGWGVQATEGLLKLLEDAGLRARVARTQDVRAASPHTVVLAPVQSVESVTRRGLQARLLLAGRAREEAQAWALGARGFLSGPLRADLLSQAVREQVLARPVEWRKAG; from the coding sequence ATGGCGAAGAGAAGGCTGGGAGAGCTGCTTCGGGATGACGGGCTCGTGGACGAGCTGCAGCTGCGTGCGGCGCTGGGCTTCCACAACAAGTGGGGCGTGCCGCTCGGGCAGGTGGTGGTGGACATGGGCTTCTGCACCGCGCAGCAGGTGCTCGAGACGCTGGCCCGGCAGCTCCTCCTTCCCACGGTGGACCTGGACGCCGAGGTGTTGGATCCCCGGCTCGCGGACGTGCTTCCGGCCCGCGTGGCGGAGGAGTGCCGGGTCGTCCCGCTGCGGCTGGAGGGGCCTCGCGACTCGGTGCTGGTGGTGGCCACCACCGCCCCGGCGGATCCTCCCGCCCTGGACGAGGTGGCGCACGTGAGCGGCAAGGTGCGGGTGGTGACGCTGCTGGCCACCGATGCCGCCATCTCCCGCGCCATCGATCGGCTCTACCACCCTCACCTGCTCGACGCTCGCCGCCCCGTGGAGCCCATTCCCCTCCCCGAGGCGGATGAGCACCTGCCCCTGGTCACCAATCGCGCCGAGTGCCTGATGATGGGGCTCGTGCAGGACGCCGCCACGGCGTCCACCACCGTGCGGAGCGGGAGCGGCCTGCCCGTGCTGGTACCGCTGACGGAGGAGCTCCCGGCCCACGCGCGCCTCACCGAGCGGGAGCTGCCACGGGTGGTGGCGGCGAAGCCGGCGGTGGAGCGCGAGCCGGAGGTCTGGGTGTACGGCTGGGGAGTCCAGGCCACCGAGGGGCTGTTGAAGCTGCTGGAGGACGCGGGGCTTCGAGCCCGGGTGGCGCGCACGCAGGACGTCCGGGCCGCGAGCCCGCACACCGTGGTCCTCGCACCGGTGCAGTCGGTGGAGAGCGTGACGCGGCGGGGCCTCCAGGCGCGGCTGCTGCTGGCGGGCCGGGCGCGCGAGGAGGCCCAGGCGTGGGCCCTGGGCGCTCGGGGCTTCCTGTCCGGTCCCCTGCGCGCGGACCTCTTGAGCCAGGCGGTCCGCGAGCAGGTGCTCGCCCGCCCCGTGGAGTGGCGCAAGGCGGGCTGA